From the genome of Fusarium oxysporum f. sp. lycopersici 4287 chromosome 3, whole genome shotgun sequence, one region includes:
- a CDS encoding hypothetical protein (At least one base has a quality score < 10), whose translation MAFSIQSTWHFHCLDIGWDIGKSCTMATKNTYILVSDLTTPPPPYGPVDLGHILDNPTTLNPLNAGPTQRLKISSDEIYGPHKMEGFTATRKELFSGKFGIWAKFLSTVLGVGANAGVNTELDDDTVYSFGSLETMFFNPTDDYIRSSMTVPVIRSFMRSARFALPVYMITGIKVGREVSVQSSHQERRGFDMSTGAGHPGNPASGGLEMGTHSTKAQGFSFERGDDCVVALRLRKITYKSGEVKHKVEVKGATMQDGSQVLKEDETPELDLSDDIRCEVALDDFDDEMVVVDGTSFEDEAESRWIILA comes from the coding sequence ATGGCCTTTTCAATACAGAGTACGTGGCATTTCCATTGTCTAGATATAGGTTGGGACATAGGCAAGAGTTGCACAATGGCGACCAAGAACACTTACATCCTTGTTTCCGATCTCACCACCCCGCCACCTCCATATGGCCCAGTTGATCTCGGCCACATCTTGGATAATCCAACAACTTTGAACCCGCTGAACGCTGGCCCAACACAACGCCTGAAGATCTCGTCAGATGAGATCTATGGGCCGCACAAAATGGAAGGCTTTACCGCTACACGTAAAGAGTTATTCAGTGGGAAATTTGGCATCTGGGCTAAGTTTCTCTCTACAgtccttggtgttggcgcAAATGCGGGGGTCAATACTGAACTCGACGATGACACGGTTTACAGCTTCGGTTCCCTCGAAACAATGTTTTTCAACCCGACCGATGACTACATCCGCTCAAGCATGACTGTGCCTGTGATAAGGTCCTTCATGCGATCGGCGAGATTTGCTCTACCGGTGTACATGATCACCGGTATCAAAGTCGGCCGAGAAGTATCTGTGCAATCTTCCCATCAAGAGCGGCGTGGTTTTGACATGTCTACTGGAGCTGGGCACCCTGGGAATCCAGCTTCAGGCGGACTTGAGATGGGTACCCACTCTACGAAAGCACAGGGGTTTTCGTTCGAGCGAGGCGATGACTGTGTTGTGGCATTGCGGTTGCGTAAGATCACATATAAGTCTGGAGAAGTCAAACACAAGGTGGAAGTAAAGGGCGCTACCATGCAAGATGGTTCCCAGGTCctcaaggaggatgagacTCCTGAGCTGGATCTGAGCGATGACATTAGATGCGAGGTTGCTTTGGATGACTTCGACGATGAGATGGTAGTGGTTGATGGAACGTCTtttgaggatgaagctgagTCTAGATGGATTATTCTTGCATGA
- a CDS encoding serine/threonine protein kinase — protein MEDKHSSRWTEEVHKLISWCCDIDHEEQYFDDEGDFDEHVKADHQDCGTKDEISELKEWCELRRARPPYTCPICGCVPEDIATVVPWLIQRSSSIHNSEPHQISSDSEVELRRRLFRHIASHLKGLVLMSIISLDRPNSSRFFAFTKESLYEDLLDSIRSQLKDGLEKKNTTEKFATRGMVKHVLSPSNLEAVYEALKAANAKMPTDTDQVNARKFAEKVKERKLQHFLAVLIYAKCSIDATKEFLDKLVFGNEAEFQEDQETPNLLPASKEFLERLFSRPSDRRDFFDEQRTFCTLVLGSLDVVTIRSDDQISLPWLEQEQIGTGAFGVVYKVTIPKAHLTTDGNFSQPTSRLMTVARKDFICADTAKASFKKEVKAIRDIFSGQATHDNILKSFGTIVIEGKPSTFSLLMPLADLDLQEYMKRNPEIPPGDTSTRESIIRSARELADALDFLHRKMTTSEGDPIVCYHMDLKPSNILIFHDTRRRSEASNRDMIWKLSDFGLSRVKTRTRSQADLSNLFRTRFKDQSSQASATQNFRGTDMFLPVEAELEGRTMNGNSDIWSFGCILSLIFTYMGEGYKGFGGYSESRLLYSNKNVDYFYQYNKSNIGFEINRGVVEQHEKLIKLAAERSPLEGGAVRYMLKSLESEVLLIDQGSRCGADRIVELLQTTLKKYSTVESEFSITENDSMPHSLVQKAQEKVLGLFRRKSKQSLAQTNIRRWRLEVDKKLKYKDCVCSPDGSRVAYWTGKTITLFDDRSGLANAIPYRRVDSMGSRMSSTDSERESTLTVAGQYSLADWSRSWRSVRLTNRYLIAATTDELFNCYIFDVEFDRKLNMYSRVTLSHPEIHMLAVSPDRNSLACILQDKRGRPSLFTGRIVFDPAPQPAPAASIYSDTAKSEHKDAGVCIVDQKATLLELPPGEITCLTLETRNQGYIIVRNGSTLSVNVFIIEPLDMKQQDLMQWSMNNNVERLFTDMACLQSDNQSRRSELIIASQAERLFHLRYEGFESSPTVVIHPPIQNYRILKIATVEHSRKILALGSQSGSDHLLLLNIETRSPDVRPKITKLADIGVSAGYQAKLSVYCEGNETIARIMVDILEGPYLVLQIDVSNSLGT, from the exons ATGGAGGACAAGCATTCTTCTAGATGGACGGAAGAGGTCCACAAGCTTATCAGCTGGTGCTGCGATATTGATCACGAGGAGCAGTAttttgacgatgaaggcGACTTCGATGAGCATGTCAAAGCCGATCATCAAGATTGTGGAACAAAAGACGAAATTTCAGAACTCAAAGAGTGGTGCGAGCTCCGGCGAGCTCGGCCTCCATACACATGCCCGATATGTGGTTGTGTACCTGAAGACATTGCAACAGTTGTCCCATGGCTAATTCAGCGCTCCTCGTCGATACATAACTCAGAACCACATCAAATTAGCAGCGACTCCGAAGTCGAGTTACGACGTCGCCTATTCCGCCATATCGCTTCCCACCTTAAAGGCCTCGTCTTGATGTCAATTATCTCTCTTGACCGGCCGAACTCTTCGCGCTTTTTTGCTTTCACGAAGGAGTCGCTATATGAGGACTTACTCGATAGCATAAGATCACAACTCAAAGATGGCCttgaaaagaaaaatacGACAGAAAAGTTCGCCACGCGAGGAATGGTCAAGCATGTCCTTTCGCCGTCAAATCTGGAGGCTGTTTATGAAGCCTTGAAAGCCGCGAATGCAAAAATGCCAACGGACACTGACCAAGTCAACGCACGTAAATTTGCGGAAAAGGTCAAGGAAAGGAAACTTCAACATTTCTTGGCAGTTTTAATATACGCCAAGTGCTCAATCGACGCCACAAAGGAATTTCTGGATAAGCTAGTGTTTGGAAATGAGGCGGAGTttcaagaagaccaagagaCACCAAACCTCTTACCAGCCAGCAAGGAATTTCTTGAACGTCTCTTCTCACGGCCGTCTGATAGACGAGACTTTTTTGATGAGCAGCGCACCTTCTGCACCCTGGTGCTTGGGAGTCTAGATGTTGTGACGATTCGCAGCGATGACCAAATATCACTGCCATGGCTGGAGCAAGAGCAGATCGGGACCGGAGCTTTTGGCGTTGTATATAAAGTCACGATCCCGAAGGCCCACTTAACCACGGATGGGAATTTCAGTCAGCCTACTTCGAGACTCATGACCGTCGCTCGCAAAGACTTTATCTGCGCCGACACCGCAAAGGCaagcttcaagaaggaggtcaAAGCAATCAGAGATATCTTCAGCGGCCAGGCGACGCATGACAACATCCTCAAGAGTTTTGGCACTATTGTCATAGAAGGAAAGCCATCGACCTTTAGTCTTCTCATGCCATTGGCAGATCTGGACTTGCAGGAATATATGAAGAGAAATCCGGAAATACCTCCTGGCGACACGAGTACACGAGAGAGCATCATTCGCTCTGCTAGAGAGCTTGCGGACGCCCTTGATTTTCTTCACAGGAAGATGACTACATCAGAGGGTGATCCGATTGTTTGCTACCATATGGACCTCAAGCCGAGCAATATTCTTATCTTTCACGATACTCGCAGAAGATCAGAAGCTTCCAATCGTGACATGATATGGAAGCTTAGCGACTTTGGTCTCTCGAGAGTGaagacaagaacaaggtcaCAAGCAGATCTAAGTAATCTTTTCAGGACACGCTTCAAAGACCAATCCAGCCAAGCCTCAGCGACTCAAAACTTCCGAGGTACAGACATGTTCCTACCAGTCGAAGCAGAACTAGAAGGCAGGACAATGAATGGGAATAGTGatatttggtcatttggTTGTATTCTCAGCCTCATTTTCACATATATGGGAGAAGGATACAAAGGCTTCGGAGGCTACAGCGAGTCACGACTTTTGTACAGCAACAAAAACGTCGACTATTTTTATCAGTACAACAAATCCAATATCGGGTTCGAGATTAACCGCGGAGTTGTTGAGCAGCACGAAAAGTTGATAAAATTGGCCGCCGAACGGAGTCCTTTGGAAGGAGGTGCTGTGAGATATATGCTCAAGTCCCTAGAGAGTGAAGTGCTCTTGATCGATCAGGGCAGCCGGTGCGGTGCAGATAGAATTGTCGAACTTTTGCAGACGACACTGAAGAAGTACAGCACCGTGGAAAGCGAGTTCAGCATCACCGAAAACGACTCAATGCCTCATTCCCTAGTTCAAAAGGCACAAGAGAAGGTTTTAGG CCTTTTCCGACGCAAGAGCAAGCAGTCACTCGCACAGACAAATATTCGTCGATGGAGACTAGAAGTGGATAAGAAGCTAAAGTACAAAGACTGCGTGTGCTCGCCAGACGGTAGTAGGGTAGCCTACTGGACCGGCAAAACCATCACACTATTCGACGACCGCTCTGGGTTAGCCAATGCAATACCGTACCGCAGGGTCGATAGTATGGGTTCAAGAATGAGTTCAACGGACAGTGAACGAGAGTCAACCCTGACAGTCGCTGGACAGTATTCCCTTGCAGATTGGAGTCGCTCGTGGAGATCAGTGAGGCTAACTAACAGATACTTGATCGCAGCAACGACAGATGAATTGTTCAAT TGTTACATATTCGACGTCGAATTTGACCGTAAGCTGAACATGTACAGCAGAGTAACCCTGTCACATCCAGAAATTCATATGCTGGCAGTTTCTCCTGACAGGAACTCCTTGGCCTGTATCCTTCAGGATAAGAGAGGCCGTCCTTCATTATTCACTGGCAGAATTGTATTCGATCCAGCTCCTCAGCCTGCCCCAGCGGCAAG CATCTACTCGGACACGGCGAAGAGCGAACACAAAGATGCTGGTGTTTGTATCGTTGATCAAAAGGCTACCCTCCTGGAATTGCCTCCAGGCGAGATCACCTGCCTGACCCTTGAAACGAGAAACCAAGGTTATATAATTGTTCGCAATGGTTCAACTCTATCGGTGAATGTATTCATCATCGAGCCTTTAGATATGAAGCAACAAGATTTAATGCAATGG TCCATGAACAATAATGTCGAAAGATTATTCACCGACATGGCGTGCCTGCAGAGTGATAATCAGAGCCGAAGATCCGAACTCATCATAGCCTCACAAGCGGAGCGACTGTTCCATCTCAGATACGAAGGTTTTGAATCGAGTCCAACGGTAGTCATCCATCCGCCCATCCAAAACTATCGTATTCTGAAGATCGCAACTGTCGAGCATTCGAGAAAGATTCTTGCTTTGGGGTCGCAATCTGGGAGcgaccatcttcttcttctaaaCATTGAAACCCGAAGTCCAGATGTTCGGCCGAAGATTACGAAGCTGGCAGATATCGGTGTATCAGCGGGTTATCAAGCAAAGCTGAGTGTTTATTGTGAGGGAAATGAGACTATTGCACGTATCATGGTGGACATACTTGAGGGTCCGTATTTGGTGCTTCAGATAGATGTCAGCAACTCGCTCGGTACATAG